The genomic stretch GATCGATTCGGGCTGCATCATCGGGGGCATCCATCACAGGTGGATAAAGTGCGGTGATTGCACCATCGCTGCTTACAACGAGAACACTTAAATAGAGATCCTGATCTTCCTGGTTATTGACCGTAATTTGAAGCACCGTGTCTGAGGGCACTTGCAAAGGAGCTGTGTCGATCGCCCGATTGCTCGCCTCCCTTGCAGCACGGGTAGCAACGATTGTTCTGCTCATCTTGCCCGCTGGTTCTTTGGCGGTAATTTCAGCGGTTACGCGCAGGTCAGACGATCGCCCCTGGAGTACCTGTTGCAGGATTTGATTGGCAAGCAGCGTTTTGAAACGGGGACGCAGACGCACGATCGCAGTTTCAAGGTCCCCAGTGGAATCAAAGCTATTTGCGATCGGGGTCAGGTCAGGCTGCAAGAGACCAATGCTTCCTACGGGCGGCAAATTCGTCATGCCTGCGGTGGTCAACTGCTCCTGATAGTGAGCGGTCATCCTGCCCAGCAGACAATCAGCATCCGGCAGTTCTGCAATTTCAACCCGCGCAACTTGCCCCAGTGCGGAGCGGGCTGCTGCCCCATCCTCCTCCAGGGAAGGATCAAGCCCAACCTTCAGTACGGGATGGTCTGGAATGCCCACAACCTTCTCCCGCAAAAGCTGTCCGGGCTGTACCGTTGCCGTCTCTCCAGCCATTAATCTGCCATAGCCGCGCAGTCCTTCCCGCCGAACCTGCTGAATCTGCCCCAGCGATCGTCCGTCTGAATTGAGCAGAGTGTAAATTGTCCCTGCACCCATTGCCCTTAAATTGTGCGAGGAAACCCCGCCTAACCAGAACTCAATCAAATCGCCCTCAAGCTTTCGTTGAATCACTGCTTCTGCGGCTGGCGTCGCCATTTCCAGGAAGTACAGGGGTTTCTGGTCATTGTTGCTGTCGGGTTTGTACTGGAATACAGGCACCTGACCCCGATCGTCTGAATCAAGCCGGGTGGTAATTCGGGTGCTAAGTTCCAAATTAGAGTAGACGGTAGCTGTGCTTTGATGGGTGGGCAGCTGCCAGAGATAGCGCGTGAGCAAGTAGGTGAATGCTCCGGCGTTAAATCCACCAAAATCGATATCCAGGGCTGCCTGAGTACGCAGTGCTGACCCGATCGCCACGCCTCGCGCAATTCCAGCTTTACGACCTTTCTGGAAATCATCGTCGGACAGCTTCAGATCCGCCATCCACTGCTTTTGATACTCCAGCTCAGCCGCACTGGGAACCAGCGGTAAGCCACTGCTGCGGCTCAGTCGATTTGCGCCGATCGATCGCACCGTCACGTTTCCCCTAGTTCCTGCGCCGGAATAGCAGCTATCGAGAACGACAGTGAGATTTTCTGTTTGAATGGCGTGCATCAGCAGAAACAGAGTCCGCCCCATAATATCGGGAACTGCTAGTTCGGTTCCGGTTAAATCAACTTCTACCGATGCATCGTTTGGGACGATCGTGCCGTTCAGATAGCTGTCTCCATCCCCAGGGTCAGGGGCAATCGGATTCGGGTCTTTAATTTTGGAGCCGTGCCCGGAGTAGTGAAAAACGACGACATCTCCCGGTCTTGCCTGATCGATCAGATGCTCCTTAAAAACCTTCAGAATTGTGGCGCGATCGGGCTTCAGGGGTTCTGTATCTGAGATCTTAATGATGTCCTGTGGGTTAAAACCAAAGCGATTGACCAGCAGCTCGGACTGAAGCTCGACATCGTTCAAGCAGCCGGGCAGATCGGGAATGGGGTCAGGATAGCGGTTAATCCCAACCAGTAAGGCAAGCTTGCGAGGCGTACCCTGTGCCAGAACCCGACCATAGCGATCGACCTGTCGCAGAAAATCCGCCTGACTGAGACCGATCGCTGCCAGGGTTGAGCCAGCAGTTTGGAGGAAATGACGACGCTTCATAGGACATACAAACGCGGGTTCAGTAAATAGCCAGGTTTCATTGCTGGGGTGGACTGCAAACGTCAGTCGCGATCGACTGGAGCAGCGTTTTGAGTTCAGGGGAAGGCTGTTCGACCAGGAGGGCAGTGCGCCAGAAGTCAGACCAGAGTTGCCGTTCTGCGAAATAATCTGCCTGTCTCAGGGCGATCGTTTCTGCGCTGGCTCCGGCGGCTCTTTGTTCGCTGGTCAGGGTTTGCAAATCGGCTTTTATGCGATCGAATTCGGCAGACGGCATCACGCGAAACGCGAACGACTGCGGCTCTCGATTTCTGAATGTGACAACCCACTGATAGTCTTGCCCTGGCTGAACACCATCGCCGGTGTAGGTGACATGGCGAATCCGCACGGTCGGATCAATTGTAAGATTTGATAAATTCATCTGCGCCAGAACTTGCTGACTGTCCGCCGATTTAAGTTCGATCGACTCAACCGCCCCCTGCCAGACAAACGTTGGACGGGGACTCCATGCCGCTAGAGCCTCACTGGAAAGGGGATCGATCGCCACCGAACAAAACTCACCGGGACGGGAAACTCGACGGCGGGGGGCAGGGCGACGGCTGCGAAAAACATTACTCCAGATCTCCTGAATCTGGGCTGGGATCGAGGACGAGTTAGAATCGACAGCGGGTTCCGGCTCAGACAATCCGGGTTTCTCCACCAGGACAGCGATCGTCAGGAGAAATAAGCTGATGATGAAAAGAAAGCGGGGTTTGCGACTGGTAATACCCATGTTTAAGAAGAACCTATAGTATTGCTTATCGAGACTTTAGTTTAAGGCAAGCAGGCAACACATAAACCCAAACGGTGACTGCCGGAAGAACGATCGGTAACAGAATTGCTGCGCTGGAAAGATACAGTTCCAAACTCAGCAGGGTATAGAAAATTGTGCCGCTGCACAAGAGAACGACTGCCAGAGTTCGCTGCGAAATCCAGAGCTTAGAGAATGAGGCGATCGGTTCCTGTAGAAGCAGGGCAATCCCTTTGCCCATCACAGCTGCCAGCAAAATCATCCACAGATCGGGGATAGGGAGAACAAATTTTCGGCTGAGGAAATGATGAAACAAATAGGCAAGATGTTCGCCGCCTGTCATCAGTCGTGCCGCATTGCTGGAATTCTCCATCAGATACCAGTGCATGATCGCTGCGGGAGCCGGAAAGCTATCGTCCCCCGGTCGCCAACCCGCCGTTGCGTAGCCACCTGACGCAATTAACACCGTCTGCTGCAATCCGTTGGGTGAATCCGAGGATGGCTCTAAAATTTGCCACGCGGGAACGGCTTGATAGACCTGATCGGGACGCAGGGAAAAATCGGCGATCGGGTGCAGCCAGTATTGACCGAAAAAATAGCTGAAATTCGTGATCGGCGAAAGCGTGTTGCGATCGGAAAACGGCAGGCTCTCTCTGGTGTTCTGCTGCTGATGGGTGTTTGCCAACAGATCCGCCAAGAGGGGAAACGGCTGAGGATTTTGCCGATCGAATAGCGGTATGCGGTAGTCATCTCCCCAGGAACCCTCTGCGTTCCCCTGCAAACTGGGTGCTGCGTTCAGCAATTCCGGACGGGCTGTGTGCCACTTACCATCATTGTCGTAGGTTGTGGCGAAGATGAATTTTGTGCCTCGCTGTCCGGCTCGCTGAATTGCCTGGGCTAACCTGGGCGTAGCGGGTTGCAGCGGATCAAGCAGATAGTCGATCGCAATAATCTTCGTGCCCTGACTCGAAAGGCGATCGATTAAATCTGCCAGATAGCCCTGCGGAATCGGGTATTCCCTACCAATCAGATCGGCTCGTCTGAGGGATTCTTCGTTAATTTGTACCAGCGTCAGGGGCGGTTGCTGGGCGATCGTATCTCGCTGGGTGAGTTGACGATAGTAAGCCTGCGTGAGAACCCGCTGTTCTAGTAATGCCAGCTGCAATGGCGGTAAGACGCTACAGAGGGTCAACAGTGCCAGAGCCGCGACTTCGTAGGGTTTCGATGCCCAGGGCTTCAGCCAGTAGCGCAGTCCCTTCGGCGGAAGGTGGAATAGCGTCGTGTCCGGGTGGCGAAACAGCGAGGGAATCAGATACGCCGATGGATAGGCAAGCTTTTTATCGGTTTCCAGGTGCTGGCGGGCGGCAATCATCGCTTCATGCACATCCTTGTGTTCTGCCAAACCCTGCACAAACCGCACTAAAAACTCCTGTGCCACCCGATTCTCGATCGGTTCTCGCATCACAGCAACCTGGCTCAGCCCCAGATCAAGCAGCGAATTGGCAATGCTTAACCCCTGGCAGGAATTGAACATGGCAAACTGCAATCCCCGATCTTTGGCACGAATTAACTGCGGCGCAATATCGTGAATTTCAATCGATACACCGGGGGCAATACTGAGTTCACCGCTGCCCGTTTCATTGCTGTGTCCGGCAAACAGCAGCACATCCCAACCGCGCCGATCGTCGATCGCCTGCACAATCTGGTTCTTCAGATCATCAATACGTTCCGCCGAGCGGTAGCCCACAAACACCAGATCCGCAAATGGGCGCAGCCGCTTCTGAAGCGCATCAATTTCGATCGCAAAGTTTAGCCCGCGATCGTCCCCCAGAATTACCAGCAAACGGGGACGGCGACGAATCATTCTTTGAACCGGGGCAGCGGGCTGACGAATATTGGGCGCAGAGCGGCTAATCCGAATTTTGCTGCCAATCGCCAGATCATCGGCAATATCCCAGGCTTCCCACGGCAGACGCGCCAGATCGATCGGGTCACAGGTAATGAGCAAATCCACACTGTCATTCGGAGTCACCGCAGTTCGACCCGCCCCGACAATTTCTCGTCGCAGATTGTCCAGCGCATCGGTATGACTCAACCACTGGCAAAACTGCTCCAGCAAATCCCGCTCCCGATCGCTTAATCGCTTGCCCCAGTCGATCGTGGGGGGATTGACGGTTCCACTGCCTGCCGCTCTACCGCGCATGAAGAGCTGAGGCGGGGGCAATTCGTCGAGCAACAAATGCATCCGGCGATAGTAATCGAGATAAGCCTGCTGCCACTGCTGATAGGTCTGAAGCAGCACCATTGGCATTTCCAGAGTTGCCTGAAGTCGCTGTCCTTCGCCCCAGGTCAATTCAAACCAGCAGCTTTGCTGAACCTGCCGCACTGAAAGCTGATACACGATCGCTGAAGTCTTCATACCTGGGTATCTCGACTAAAGATGAAAGGGGGCAAGGTTGTGGCAGTCCCGTTAGGCAAACTGATCGTGACCCAGAATGACTCCTCTACACTGCCGATCACACAGGCGTAAAGATAGTTCAAACCACTTGATCCGAGGGCAACATCTTCTAAAACCTGCTCTGCATCCCGCACCTGCAAACGAATTCCATTCGGCAGCAGAGTCCCCGCACGGGTTCCCAGCACAACTAGCAGCGTCCACTCTGGAACTGCCCCAGTAATTTGCCAGGTTGCCGCATAGAGCCGCAGCGGAAGATTCGCGAGTTCAATATCTTGATAAGCTCCTCGCGCTTCGGGGGGAATTTCAATCGGCGATCGCTGAACTAAATCAGTCAGCACAGACTCAAATTCCTCGATCGCTGATCTTGATCCACGCAGCGATGACCCCAGAGCCGGATTCAGGGTGAGCGGAGGCAATAGCACCCAGGACAGTTCTGCCGCCAGTCGATCGACCTGATTTTGGAGCCATAGCCCTACGTTAATTGCAGCCGTCGCGAGAGGAGAAGATGGGGCAGTCACAGAAACGTTTTCCGCGATCGCAGCTGGTTCCAGGCAGCGCAGAGACAGCAGCAGGCGATCGGGGTTCAAATCAAAGCAGGTGATGGGCAACCAGTAGGGTTCATCTTCAGTTGCAGAGGGATTAGACGGCAATGCCTGAATCAGTTGCGCCTGGGGAATATAGCCTCGAACCCGGATTTGCTGAAGTTCTTCAAACACCTGGATGAGGACGTAAAAGTGAGGTAAAAAGGGAGTCTCAAGGACGGATGGAGATAGGGGAATTTCAATATCTTCAAGACTATCGGTGGCAATCAGATAAAGCCGAAAGTTGCCGATCGTTAGATGACAAAGATCAGTCCGATTGCGTCCTTCCTGATGGGGTAATAGCTCAGGCGATCGTTTCTCTAGCCATTGTTCCATGCCTGCCCGTGCGACTGCATTGAGGTAATGCTGCCACTGGTCGGCTTCTGTCGTTGCAGTTTGGCTTTGCTCAACCGCCCAGTCAAGATGGACATCGGTGAGAGTAATCGTATCAATGGGAAGAAACATACCTGGAATGGGTTGGGGACTTCGGAGAAGAAAGGCTGTCATGATTGTAGGCTCCAAAAATTACAATCGAAAATCAATCAAAAATTACGATATCGTCAAGGTATCGAGATAGCGACAGAGGCGACGCGAAAACAGGCTTTTAGGCGCAGGCTCCTTTGCCCGGTTTCCCGTACTGGCTTCTACCCGCGCCTCTTCAATCACGCGATCGACCTGTTCCAGTAAGGCAGTATCGATCGCTTCAGTCAGCCGTTCTAGCTGAGATAAACTGACGTATCCTGCCGCTAGAGCTTTAATTTGCTGCTGCAAGATTTGCAGGAGGTTCTGCTTTACGTCTTCGCGCAGTTCATCGAGTTCTAGCAGCCGTGATACCTGATACTGTTGCTTCATCTGAATCTCAGGCGCAATTTTAGACATTGCCACCCCTCGACAGTGAAACAGCAAGAGTCCTTTGAGAAACGGTTGCACTTTATTCGGTTTTTTTGCTTTGAAATAGCTGACTCGATTGTGGATGGTTTGTTGAATAGAAGTATCCAATCCCGTCATCAACTGACTGCGGTAGGTCTGAAGAAATTCGTTCTGCCGATCGTTCTCATCTGTTTCAGGGGCAATCTGCTCGTCTACCAGCGGGCGATGCTGCTCATCGTCAATGGATTCTAGCCTGGGGCAACGCTCCTCCCGAACGCGATCGGCTAATCGATGCAAATCGTTGAGGATCTGCTGGGGAGAATCATTTCGCCCAGTTTGCAGTTTGAGCAACCCCGCCATTTCAAGGAGCTGTTCCGCAGTGGGAGACGAACATTTACGCCGATTGCAGTTCTGCTTCAGGCGATCGCGTCGATACACGGCATGGTAGCTATCCAGCAGAGCAGAGCCGTACTGCAAATCCGAACCTGCCAGAAAGCGTTTCAGATAATGGGATGTCGTGCTGTTCAGCAGTGACCAGTCGCTAGCAAGATAAATACCGCAGTCCAGCAGAAATGCATTGACTTCAGGATGGGTCTGGATCAGGCGTTTTGTCCAGGTGCTTAACTGGCTCTGCTCTGGGTCGAAGGTCTGGAGAATCTTGCTGGCAAGGGAAAGATAGCCGGAGACAGCACCGTTTCCTTTTCGGGACGATCGATCGCTCCTGAAGTTCACCACTTCGACATCATCCAGCACAAGCCGCAGCAAATCCATGCGATCGAATCTGCCCTGCGTGCCAAATCGCGATGCCAGATCTTGACAAACGCTCTCAATCTGATGGGAGATAAAGCAGCGCAGACAGCACTCTGCCAGTTGACGGGTTTGATTGTCCTCGGACTGCATCAGTGCCATGAATCGACGCTGAATTTCAGGGTTCGTCGCGATCGCAGGATCGGGAAACTGCTGCTGCATGAATGCCCGCGCTTCAGCAATATCCTCCACCTGTCGCTGACCCGCTGCTGTTAGTTTGACCCATCGCCAGTATCGTGATGCATCATTCATAGGGGGTTTCTGGTTTCCTCACACTCGGCGTTTGCATGACATATAGGGCGATTGATTGGACTTATGCAATGCCAATCGCCAAACTTTCCCACACTGCTGCAAATTCCTTAGCCCTACTCGTTCGCTGCATAGGTGCAGGAGGGCGGTCAATAGATGCGGATAACATCCCCAAGATTTAGGAAGATATGCTATGACAGGCATTTTGCCCGGTCTACTGGGACTGCTGATCATGACAAACTGGCTCTATAGGATGGTTGCCCAATTCAATACCGTTGACAAAGAACGGGACAGGTGAGGCAAGTTTACCACCTGGTTTGCGATCGTTACCTTCGATTCAGAGCGATATGTGTACCAAATTGCTGGGGGCGATCGATGCTCATCAAAGACCAATCTTCGCTAGCGACAGCCCGCCACTTTGCCCGTTCTGATCAAACTGCCCTGATAGAGACAATCGCTTAAAATTACCTAAGACTACCTAAAAGAAAAGGCGGCTAAATTGTTCTGCAATGCGTCGGGGTTCCGGCTTTTGAGCATCGAACGGAATGACCAGCAGCGTAATCCCCTGAATGGCGACAACCTGAACCAGGCAGCTTTCTGGAATAATGAGCTGAGCCGCCGGATCATACAAATCCGCTTTCCAGGAAGACCCAAACACATAAACCCGTCCGCCCCAGCCTGGTTGAATCGTTTTCTCAACGACCGCTCGAACCGGCTGTGCCAAAAGCTTTGTCTCAATGGATAGCCTGAAGTTCATCTTGCGCCTCCTATGGGGGTTAAGGATTAATCGAAGCACGGAACTTCCATCGTTGCTATTACTTATTCGGCGATCGATTGAGGGCATGCAGTTCGAGGCAGTATTGAGCAATCAAATTACAAACCGTTGAACACGCATTCCACTCAACTCGTCGATCGCCTGAATCGAAATTGTGAACACCAGCGTACAAACGTCCATTAGATAGCTGAAAGACTGTGAAACTAAGCAAAAAGATAAATTGCACAGATCTCCCGCTACTGATTGATGACGCCCTACTGCCCCTTCTCCGCTGAATTCCCTACAGCCATCGCCTGCTGTACCGGAGCCACCTTAACCGACCGCTTTCTGCTTCGCAAAACCAACCACAGCCCACTCGCCAGCGAGACCAGCAAAACCCCTCCGCCTGCCGCCGCATACACCCACACCGAGATCGTTTTGTCCTTACCAGAATCGATCGCCGATCGCGCCTTCGTCACATATTCCTGCACATAGGGAAACTTCGGGTTAAGTTCCTGAATCTGACGGAAAAGTTGCAACGCCTGCCCATACTGCTCCGACTCAAACTGCAAAATGCCTTCCTGATACTGCTCGGATAGTTTGCTCTCCTGCGGCTGCACATTGATCTTCTGCAAAAACTCCCGCACCACTGTCGTCGGCACCACAAAATTCACGCCCTGCACCGCTTCCCCCGTCTGCCGATTCACTGCCCCAAATGTCGCCACCCCGATCGCCTCACCCTTATCATTAAACACCGGACCACCGCTGTTGCCCTGGCTCATCGCCGCATCGGTCTGAATCACTTCCCAATCATCCGGCATCGTCTTCCGCGCACTCACCAGCCCCGAAGTTAAGGACGGTTCCGCCGCTTCCTTGTCGTTAATCACTGCGCCTGCCGGATAGCCCAGCACAAAAATCCCGTCCCCCGCTTCCAGCGACTTATCCTCCCCCAGTTCAATCGTCGGCAAATTCTCAGCGTTAATCTTCAGCACCGCTACATCCTTGCCGGGAATCGAAGAACCGATCGCCTTAATCTCACTGCGATAGCCCTCCTCCGTCAGATCCGTCTTTGCCGCCACTGCGCCGATTGCCGTATAGATTTCCGTGTCGATTTTGCTCAGATCCATGTACTCGGCAAAATACTGCAAGTGTCCCTGCAAGCACATCTGCATAAATTCCTTTGTGCCGATCGTCCGTTGGATCGCTGACTGTAGCTCCGCCTCGGATAACTGTCCCCAGCCCCGCTCACAGCTTTCGATCGCCACATCTTTCAGTGCTGACGCTGCTAAATCCTGCTTCAGATCATCACCTTCTGCCGACACCACATGGGCATTGGTAATCAGATAGCCGTCGGGCGTAATAATAAATCCGGTTCCCGTTGAAACCGCTTCCGCATCCTTACGAATAATTTTGTCGATCGGCTGGAAGTACTTGAGCGGATTGTTCAACACTTCCTCAAAGAAGACGGCAACTGCCCGTTCCGGTGACGAAATTTGTCCACGCCGCACCTGCCGCTGAATTTCCTGCTGCAAGGGAGCGATCGCCTCTGAGTTCAGCGTATAATCTGGAACCGCAATCTGCGCCTTGTGATGCGCTTCTACCAGCACCGTCGCTGGCTTACTCTGCTCCGCAATTTGTTTTGGCTTCAATTCCTGCACTTCCTTGCCGCAAGCCGTTAATCCCAGCGTCACTAAACCGATCGCCGCCCAGGTTCTCAAAGCATTCATAATTCACACTCCAGATTGTATTTCAACCGTTTGACCCTACCTATCCGGGGACGATCGCAACCTATGCAAACGAACTCATCGTTCCAATCTGCTCCCCTACGTGCAGCTTCATAGGTCGAGAGTTTCTTGCCCGTTCTACCCGCTAGTAATGCTGGGGAGGCTGGATCTGATGAGGAGCAAACTCAGTCCCTTGTGCTGCTGAACAAAATTGTTGTCAGATTTGAATCGGTTTTCTAAAACTTCTTTCTCAATTCCACAGCTTCTCCACATTCCTTGCTTAACTTGAAGGAAAGCGAAAGGTCTTGAATCGAACGTCACAGCATCACACTTTACTTTTCCAAGCAGTATTTAGAGTCTCAAAAGGGGACTCCAAGGGTGACTCATATGTCCAATCAATCAGTGCAATTATTGGAAGAAAAAATTCTCAGATTTGTCAAGTACGTGCAGCGACGGAATACTCGTGAAACGCTGCTTGCCTGCTTTGTCATTGTGGTCTTTGCCCTGGATCTTGCTTATGCTATCTACAGCCAGAGGAAAGACAATCTCTCAATCATTGGGAGCAGCATAGTGATCCTCGCATCATTGTTGATTATTATGATCATTCGGCAAAAGCTGCATATTTCCAAATCTGAGATTTCTGCTTTTCCCCCGCTCCAGTTTCCAGACAAGTGGAAACATCATCTGTCTAACCAGGCACGAATGCTGAGGCTTAGCTGGCTATGGTATCTTTTGCCCTTATTTCTGGGTTTCTGTATCTATTTCGTGAGCGTTTACGACGTTTCATCTGGCAGTATCTTTGGACCATTGCTCCTGGCAGGGATTGTATTTGCATTGATCTGGCGATTAAATCTGAAAGTTGCGAAACAAATTGAGCGGGATCGTGATGCTTGGTTCAGCAGTTCCCCTGCTCGCACAGTTTGGTAAAGTTTATTCACCGCAATGACATTCGCACACAAACCAGAGATTGAGCAAAAACTGCGGATTCATACTCACACTTTCCATAGACCTCATAACCAAGCATGATTCTCCGATGAGCCGAAACAGAAACAGCGATCGGCTTAATGCACCCTGAGGCAGATAGCGGCTTGGTCTAACCAGAGTTCATACTAGATCCCGCACCGAATACAGCTGAGAGGTCAGGCAATCCTGAATCAGTCCGCCTTTGAATTCTGGACGACTTCGATCGCCTAAAGCAGGAACGAGATATGAAGATTCTAGCGGTGGAGGACGATGCATGGATGGCTAGTGCGGTAGCAGATACACTGGCTCAGCAGAACTATACGGTTGAAATTGCAGCGGATGGGCAAACCGGATGGGATCTTGCAGCGGCAGCGGATTACGACTTGATTCTGCTCGACATCACCCTGCCTAAGCTAGATGGCATTAGTCTCTGCCGTAAACTGCGCCAGGAAGGATACCAAACCCCGATTCTGCTGCTCACTGCGAAGGATACGCGATCAGATAAGGTAATGGGACTGGATGCCGGAGCCGATGATTATTTGGCAAAGCCGTTTGACTTCCAGGAGCTATTAGCTCGCGTTCGCGCCTTACTCCGTCGCGGAAATTCTGCGCTGCCTCCGGTGCTGGAGTGGGGGAATTTGCAGCTCGATCCAAGTCTTTGTGAAGTCACCTGTTACGATGAAGTGCTGCACCTGACTCGGAAGGAGTATGGTCTGCTAGAGCTTTTTCTTCGTAACCCGCAACGGATCTTTAGTCCCAGTGCAATTATTGAACGGCTTTGGGCATTTGAAGACTCACCCAGGGAAAGCACGATCAAGTCGCATATCAAGGCACTGCGGCAGAAGCTAAAAGCGGCAGGAATAGAGCCTGATTGTATTGAAACAGTATATGGTCTAGGGTATCGTCTGAAACCCCTACCAGAGGAAAATTCACCGGGGCATTTGCAATCTTCTGAAGAGACAGAAGCTGCGGCGATCGACGTTGAACAGAAAATCACAGCGGTCGTAACGCAGGCACGGGAGGCGTTCAAAGCCCAATTAGGCGATCGTTTGACGGTACTGCAACAAGCAGCGGAAGCCCTGGCCCAGGGTCGCCTCAGCAAAACGCTGCAATATCAGGCAGAGCGAGAAGCGCATAAGCTGACAGGAACGCTGGGAACTTTTGGGCTGGCTCAGGCATCGGAACTGGCGGAAGCGATCGAAGATTTACTGCAAACCAGACCGATCGATCAGCAGAATGCAAATTCTTTCAAACGGCTGGTCAACAGCCTGTATCAGGAATTAGAGCAAACACCTCCCTCGTTAATTTCCTCGATTTCCTCACCCACGTTTCACAGTTTTACCGCTAGCGAGTTTCCGCTGCTGCTGATTATCAGCCGAGATCGGCAAAGGGTTGAACCCTGGGTCAAGGAAGCTTCGCAGAGAATGCGGGTTGAAGTGATTTCCGCTTCGATCGCTACAGGCATGAGCGGTGAGCCTGAGTTAAACCCAATTCTCTCGGAAAAGCCAGATGTGATTCTCCTTGATCTGGACGTTGACGATCGTATGCAGGACAGCTTGCAGCTCTTATCAGCGTTGTCAAAGCAGTTGCCGTCTATTCCCGTTCTGGTGTGGGCAGAGCAGGATCGCTTAACCGATCGCCTGGAAGTAGTGCGGCGCGGCGGACGCGGTTTCTTGCAGAAGTCTATTTCCGTAACGCAAGGGATGGAATACATTGCTCAAGTTCTACAGCCTGTTCATCCTGATAAAGCAGAAATCCTGGTGGTTGATGATGATCCAGTCGTGCTGAATACTGTGCGTACCTTATTGCAACCCTGGGGAATGCAAATTACAACCCTGGATACTCCCCATCACTTCTGGGAAGTGCTGAATGATGTTTCTCCGGATCTGCTGATTCTAGATGTACAAATGCCCGATATTAACGGCATTGAACTCTGTCAGATTATCCGGACTGATCCGCAATGGAGCAAACTTCCTGTGCTGTTTCTGACTGCTCATACTGACACAACCACAGTCCATCAGGTTTTTACAGCAAAAGCAGATGACTGCGTTAGCAAGTCGAGTATGGGAGCAAAATTAGTCCCCCGCGTATTAACCTGTTTGGAGCGATCGTCCTAATTCCAATCCCTGTCGCAATCCACGGTTCAGGACGT from Leptolyngbya ohadii IS1 encodes the following:
- a CDS encoding S1C family serine protease, which translates into the protein MNALRTWAAIGLVTLGLTACGKEVQELKPKQIAEQSKPATVLVEAHHKAQIAVPDYTLNSEAIAPLQQEIQRQVRRGQISSPERAVAVFFEEVLNNPLKYFQPIDKIIRKDAEAVSTGTGFIITPDGYLITNAHVVSAEGDDLKQDLAASALKDVAIESCERGWGQLSEAELQSAIQRTIGTKEFMQMCLQGHLQYFAEYMDLSKIDTEIYTAIGAVAAKTDLTEEGYRSEIKAIGSSIPGKDVAVLKINAENLPTIELGEDKSLEAGDGIFVLGYPAGAVINDKEAAEPSLTSGLVSARKTMPDDWEVIQTDAAMSQGNSGGPVFNDKGEAIGVATFGAVNRQTGEAVQGVNFVVPTTVVREFLQKINVQPQESKLSEQYQEGILQFESEQYGQALQLFRQIQELNPKFPYVQEYVTKARSAIDSGKDKTISVWVYAAAGGGVLLVSLASGLWLVLRSRKRSVKVAPVQQAMAVGNSAEKGQ
- a CDS encoding response regulator, producing MKILAVEDDAWMASAVADTLAQQNYTVEIAADGQTGWDLAAAADYDLILLDITLPKLDGISLCRKLRQEGYQTPILLLTAKDTRSDKVMGLDAGADDYLAKPFDFQELLARVRALLRRGNSALPPVLEWGNLQLDPSLCEVTCYDEVLHLTRKEYGLLELFLRNPQRIFSPSAIIERLWAFEDSPRESTIKSHIKALRQKLKAAGIEPDCIETVYGLGYRLKPLPEENSPGHLQSSEETEAAAIDVEQKITAVVTQAREAFKAQLGDRLTVLQQAAEALAQGRLSKTLQYQAEREAHKLTGTLGTFGLAQASELAEAIEDLLQTRPIDQQNANSFKRLVNSLYQELEQTPPSLISSISSPTFHSFTASEFPLLLIISRDRQRVEPWVKEASQRMRVEVISASIATGMSGEPELNPILSEKPDVILLDLDVDDRMQDSLQLLSALSKQLPSIPVLVWAEQDRLTDRLEVVRRGGRGFLQKSISVTQGMEYIAQVLQPVHPDKAEILVVDDDPVVLNTVRTLLQPWGMQITTLDTPHHFWEVLNDVSPDLLILDVQMPDINGIELCQIIRTDPQWSKLPVLFLTAHTDTTTVHQVFTAKADDCVSKSSMGAKLVPRVLTCLERSS